The DNA region TGCTTCCTGCTGTCTTCCTTTTTGAAGGATATCTTGATAAATCACAAACTCTTGCATAATTTATTCTCAAAATAGTTGTCACCAATCTCTGCGCGACAGCTTAACACCCTAGATAGGGTTAAAATTCCGAAAAAATTCAAATATTGCAAAGTCAGAATTAATGCTAAATTCTATTTTAGATAAATGAGGGTATAAACAATTTGTAAGATTAAAATTCCGAAAAAATTCAAATATTGCAAAGTCAGAATTAATGCTAAATTCTGTTTTAGATAAATGAGGGTATAAACAATTTGTGAAGTTGCTAATACCCTCAGATATATAAACTAAGTTTTTGCAGTAGCGTCTAAGTCTAAGTTAGTGCTTGAGCAACTACTGCCGAAAGCAACTCATTTGCTGCTTGCTTCAACAACTCGGCTTTATCGGTCTGTTCCCAAGGCAACTCTAAATCAGCCCGCCCAAAATGACCGTAAGCCGCGACGTCCTGATAAAAACGTCCGCCTCTTTCACTTGGTAGGTTACGTAAGTTGAAGGCATGAATAATCCCCGCCGGACGGAGTTCAAAGTGCTGGTTGATTAATTCCAGTAAAGTTTCTTCATCCACTTTACCGGTGCCAAAGGTATCAACCAGAATGCTTGTTGGTCGCGCTACGCCAATGGCATAGGATAGTTGAATTTCAACTTTTTCTGCCAACCCAGCAGCGACAATATTTTTCGCCACATAACGAGCAGCATAAGCAGCAGAGCGGTCTACCTTGGTGGGGTCTTTACCAGAAAAAGCGCCGCCACCATGCCGTGAGTAACCACCGTAGGTGTCAACTATTATTTTCCGTCCTGTCAGACCAGAGTCTCCCTGAGGGCCACCAACGACAAATTTGCCAGTGGGGTTAACTAAAAAACGTGTTTCCTGATTAGGCTTAATTTCAATGTCACCAAAAACAGGTTCGACCACTGCTGACCAGAGGTCTTGTTTAATTTTGGCTTGTACCGCCGCCTCATCCGTGATTTCCCCAATACTGGCTGTATGTTGGGTGGAAATTAGAATAGTATCAATACCTACTGGGCGTCCATCTTCGTAGACCACAGTTACTTGGGTTTTACCGTCAGGACGCAGGTATGACAATTCACCTGTTTTGCGGACTGCTGCCAATCGGCGAGCAATGCGGTGGGCGAGACTGATGGGTAAGGGCATCAGTTCTGGTGTTTCGTTGCTAGCAAAACCGAACATTATACCTTGATCGCCCGCGCCAATTTTGTCAAATTGTTCATCACTATCCTGCTGGCGCGTTTCTTGAGCGGTGTTAACGCCTTGAGCAATATCAGGTGATTGTTCGTCTAAAGCCAGCAGAACGCTGGTGCTGTTAGCAGAAAACCCATTATCGGCATTGGTATAGCCAATTTCGGCAATTTTCTGACGGGCAAGATTGACGAAATTCACATTGGCTTTGGTGGTTATTTCACCAGTGATTAGCACCAAACCAGTATTAACTACTACTTCAGCTGCAACACGGCTGCTGGGGTCTTGTGTCAGTAGGGCATCCAGAATGGTATCAGAAATCTGATCGCAGATTTTATCTGGATGACCTTCGGTGACTGACTCCGAGGTAAATAGATATCGACGAGACAAAGGAAATTCCTCCTGATTTGAATTTTTTGGCTGAACTAAATCTAGTATTTAGTTCAACTACCTAATTTAACGTGAGTTAGATGAACCCTAACTTGAACTAAAGTTCAAGCCTGCCCCTCTCTGACTCAAAAAGACATGGTTTTGGGTAGTAAAACCTTTTAAAGGTCTTTTGATTCGGCTCATTAGGTGAACACCTTATAAGCAGTCGAACTCACATTAATTTATGAAATCATAACAATATTTATACTTCAGTAGTTAGTATCTTATTAATATCGATAAAAACTACTAGCTATCAGGTAAGTATCTGTAAAGAAGATCAATTTATGCTAATTAATTTGTGGTTAAAAGTATTTAATAACACAAAAAAAGGGGACACTAAGAAGCGCCCCCACAAACTTTGACACAAACACTGCTGCTTTTAAACCTGAACC from Nostoc commune NIES-4072 includes:
- the metK gene encoding methionine adenosyltransferase; translated protein: MSRRYLFTSESVTEGHPDKICDQISDTILDALLTQDPSSRVAAEVVVNTGLVLITGEITTKANVNFVNLARQKIAEIGYTNADNGFSANSTSVLLALDEQSPDIAQGVNTAQETRQQDSDEQFDKIGAGDQGIMFGFASNETPELMPLPISLAHRIARRLAAVRKTGELSYLRPDGKTQVTVVYEDGRPVGIDTILISTQHTASIGEITDEAAVQAKIKQDLWSAVVEPVFGDIEIKPNQETRFLVNPTGKFVVGGPQGDSGLTGRKIIVDTYGGYSRHGGGAFSGKDPTKVDRSAAYAARYVAKNIVAAGLAEKVEIQLSYAIGVARPTSILVDTFGTGKVDEETLLELINQHFELRPAGIIHAFNLRNLPSERGGRFYQDVAAYGHFGRADLELPWEQTDKAELLKQAANELLSAVVAQALT